Part of the Sorghum bicolor cultivar BTx623 chromosome 1, Sorghum_bicolor_NCBIv3, whole genome shotgun sequence genome, GTGTCAAGAGGAAGCACTAGTTTTGTATTGCGGTGAAGGACGGAGCAAAGCTAGAGCCATGCATTATATATACCTGCATCTAGTCCATTTGTATTTGAGCTCTGTGTTGGCACGGATGACCTTCAACACCTCTGGCTGGTTCAGGTACGCCTCCACGTAGTATTGAGCACAAGGATCAGCCAAGTCCTGCACAGTGCACGCACATGGAGCTCAGCTGCGCTTGAGTGAGATCGAAAATGATCAATCCTCACCGACGAACGCAACGGCCATGATCAGCAGATAGCTAAGAGATATGGTGTACATATAGCTAGCATACCAtgcagttggatcctgtgggcTTGACTTTATTCTTGTCATGGCAGGTGCCGGAATAGATGTTGTACACGTCGATGTTGCCGAGCTGGTTGTATGCCGTGTCCCTGGCCCCCGAGCAGAGCGGCGAGTTGTCCTCGGCGTTCTTGCAGCGCTGGGCGATGAGCGTGTGCGCCGAGTCCGACAGGAACGCGTGCTGCCACAGGTACTCGTACAGCGCCGCCTGCTCCGCCGCGAACTCCAGGATCGCGTTCCCCACCGCGATCCCCTTGAGGTTGATGCCGGCGTTCTTGGCGGCGATGATGGCGGTGGCGAGCTCCGGGACGTAGTGCCCCGCGTAGCTCTCGCCGACGATGAAGAAGTCCCGGCCCTTGTACTCCGGGAACCGGTCCAGCCACTTGACCAGGAACTGCAGCGAGTCGTCCGCCGTCATGTTGTCGCCCATCCCCTTGTACACGTCCGTGTTGGCGGCGTACGAGAACCCTACGCCCACGGGGCTCTCCAGGTACAAAACGTTCGCCACTGCACCATTATATTAcatcagtatatatatatatgcttagcGATAGTAATTGCAATCATGCATTTTTCATTGATCTGTAGGTAGATTCTGACCTGTGTTCCAGGCGTATTTGAAATTGCAGAGGGTCTTGCCGTCCGTGTCGACACGGAACGGGCCGATCTCCTGGAATGCTCCGATTCCGAAGGAAGAGCAGCCAGGCCCTGCAGAAATGCACTCCATTCATTAGTATCTTTTCTCATTCAGACTTTCAGAGAGTGAAAGGGGAACGTAAATACAGACGAGAATACACACATGAAAACAATCTCTAATTTTACCTCCATTGAGCCAGAGAAGAAGCGGTTTTGTAGCCGGATCAGCGGTGGCCTCGACAAAGTAGTAGAAGAGCGACTTGCCGGCCTTGTCGCCGAGGTTGACGTAGCCGGAATACTGCTGGAAGGCCGCGTCCTTCGGCTGGCCAGGCAGCGCGGCGATCTTGTCGGCCTCCTTGGAGCCTTCGCCGGCGGCGAGGGCCTGCCGTGGGAGCACGGAGAAGACGATCGCGACGGCGAGGCACAGCGCTCTGACGTTCATCGTCGCCATGCACAATTCAATGCCGCAAAGCGAGAAGAAAGGCCGGGGCTTTCGATGGAAGGTGCCCGGCCCGTGTATTTCGAGCTGCGATTTATAGGCAGGAAAGCAAAAATTTGGGAGGCTAAATT contains:
- the LOC8054269 gene encoding serine carboxypeptidase II-3 — its product is MATMNVRALCLAVAIVFSVLPRQALAAGEGSKEADKIAALPGQPKDAAFQQYSGYVNLGDKAGKSLFYYFVEATADPATKPLLLWLNGGPGCSSFGIGAFQEIGPFRVDTDGKTLCNFKYAWNTVANVLYLESPVGVGFSYAANTDVYKGMGDNMTADDSLQFLVKWLDRFPEYKGRDFFIVGESYAGHYVPELATAIIAAKNAGINLKGIAVGNAILEFAAEQAALYEYLWQHAFLSDSAHTLIAQRCKNAEDNSPLCSGARDTAYNQLGNIDVYNIYSGTCHDKNKVKPTGSNCMDLADPCAQYYVEAYLNQPEVLKVIRANTELKYKWTRCRQTFYSLLKFGDSPTKSMLPYIKAVVAGGVRVWVFSGDLDAMVPVIATKQSMEKLGLGVVADWRPWSIDPKDPEVAGYVIEYKGVVFATVRGSGHMVPIDSPARGLALFSSFIKGEPLPKAAPMVDG